Proteins from a single region of Phycisphaeraceae bacterium D3-23:
- a CDS encoding gamma-glutamyltransferase family protein: protein MADAPLHYPAARSPVYARRVVATSQPLAAQAGLDAMRRGGNALDAALAAAITLTVVEPTSNGIGGDAFALVWDGGQLHGFNGSGKSPAALSRDHVAGRDAMPTTGWLPVTTPGAVDAWVKLSERFGRLPFADLFTAAIRYAKKGYAVGPITASAWARAAARYRGPDFAAFTATFTDQGRAPAAGEMIRLPDHAATLRDIAMTRGASFYKGELAGRIADAAAMNAGLLSRDDLAEHAGFFVEPIRVAYGGVEVAELPPNGQGVAALVALGVLDRLNLKQYPVDSADSVHLQVEAMKAGFAELTAHAADPSAMRINPKQLIATAALDSHADAITPDRVNKPASCIAPDHGTVYLTAADDDGMMVSFIQSNYMGFGSGVVVPGTGIAMQNRGAGFTLEQGHPNEVAGGKRPLHTIIPAFVLQDGQPLLSFGVMGGHMQPQGHVQMVTRLLDYGQGPQQASDAPRWYVDEEWRIHLEPGWPPDVGASLQARGHDVVIEKDAHLFGGAQLIRKTASGYCAASDHRKEGLAAGE, encoded by the coding sequence ATGGCCGACGCACCTTTACACTACCCCGCCGCCCGCTCCCCCGTCTATGCCCGACGTGTCGTCGCGACCTCGCAGCCGCTCGCGGCACAGGCCGGGCTTGATGCGATGCGGCGGGGCGGCAACGCGCTCGACGCCGCGCTCGCCGCCGCGATCACACTCACCGTCGTCGAGCCCACCAGCAACGGCATCGGCGGGGATGCGTTCGCGCTGGTGTGGGACGGCGGCCAACTCCACGGCTTCAACGGCTCGGGCAAGTCGCCCGCCGCGCTGTCGCGCGACCATGTCGCGGGCCGCGACGCGATGCCGACGACGGGCTGGCTCCCGGTGACGACGCCCGGCGCGGTCGATGCGTGGGTCAAGCTGTCCGAGCGGTTTGGCCGGCTGCCCTTCGCGGACCTGTTTACCGCCGCCATCCGCTACGCGAAGAAGGGCTACGCCGTGGGGCCGATCACCGCGTCGGCGTGGGCCCGCGCGGCGGCGCGCTACCGCGGGCCCGACTTTGCAGCGTTTACCGCGACCTTCACCGACCAGGGCCGGGCCCCCGCGGCGGGCGAGATGATCCGCCTGCCCGACCACGCGGCGACGCTCCGTGACATCGCGATGACGCGCGGCGCATCGTTTTACAAAGGCGAACTCGCGGGCAGAATCGCCGACGCAGCCGCGATGAACGCCGGGCTGCTCTCGCGCGACGACCTGGCCGAGCACGCGGGGTTCTTTGTCGAGCCGATCCGCGTCGCGTACGGCGGCGTCGAGGTCGCCGAACTCCCGCCCAACGGTCAGGGCGTCGCCGCGCTCGTCGCGCTGGGTGTGCTCGACCGGCTGAACCTCAAGCAGTACCCTGTCGACTCGGCCGACTCGGTCCACCTCCAGGTCGAAGCGATGAAAGCCGGCTTCGCGGAACTCACCGCGCACGCCGCCGACCCCAGCGCGATGCGCATCAACCCCAAGCAGCTCATCGCGACGGCGGCCCTCGACAGCCACGCCGACGCGATCACGCCCGACCGTGTCAACAAGCCCGCCTCATGCATCGCCCCCGACCACGGCACGGTGTACCTCACCGCCGCCGATGACGATGGCATGATGGTCTCGTTTATCCAGTCCAACTACATGGGCTTTGGCTCGGGCGTCGTCGTCCCCGGCACGGGTATCGCGATGCAAAACCGCGGCGCGGGCTTCACGCTTGAGCAGGGCCACCCCAACGAAGTCGCCGGCGGCAAGCGCCCGCTGCACACCATCATCCCCGCCTTCGTCTTGCAAGACGGACAACCGCTACTCAGCTTCGGCGTCATGGGCGGCCACATGCAGCCCCAGGGCCACGTCCAGATGGTCACCCGCCTCCTCGACTACGGCCAAGGCCCGCAGCAGGCCTCCGACGCCCCGCGCTGGTACGTCGATGAAGAATGGCGCATCCACCTCGAGCCCGGCTGGCCCCCTGACGTTGGCGCGTCG